Within the Miscanthus floridulus cultivar M001 chromosome 2, ASM1932011v1, whole genome shotgun sequence genome, the region TGACTGCAGATGTATGTATCttctccgctaggggacccctgcctctccttatatactctggaggggtagggttacaaggaaagtatcctatttggtactatacaatagcttgcagtgcacaccgagcagcgccgtgcacaccttaatcttgtgggctaggccacctctgatggtgtggcccatatcttgtcttgtggatatcgagggccatacccccatagctagtccccgagcctaacagtaggtgacatagtcatgtggtgctagggtcagaaagtagaagaccagccaagcaggaaaccagtcctcgggcgtagcctcaagatgagaaaagtgcacattcaccataaggtgaagtgtgcccacttagtccccgagcctgctggatgatgaagaatgaatcttatagcagggtcaaagaaaaagaagtctgaaagctttgttGACATCAttcgacatgcgcgtatcaagaccccagatgtgctgcccaagattagcaccctaatccaaatagcatggagcagcttgatagcacactgatgagaTGTAGCAAGGTCCAACCACCAAGAGTGATGTCCGAGTGCCatggagtcctcggcatagctggCTATGTCTAAGCACCAAGGAATCCCTAGCATAGCTAGCGAAgtcagagcaccgaggagtcctcagtgtaggcggcgatgttcaagcactgaggagtccccgatgtagctggcgatgtcagagcaccgaggagtctccgacgtaggtggcgatgttcgagcattgAGGAGTCCTTGATgtagctagtgatgtccgagcagcgaggagtccccaacatagctggcgatgttcgatctgcgaggagtccctagtgtaccCGGCGATATCCAcgcaccgaggagcccccggcgtaggcggcgatgttcgagcaccaaggagtcgcgatgttcgagcaccgaggagtcccaagtgtaggcggcgatgtccgagcaccgaggagtctccaacgtagctggcgatgtctaagcaccgaggagtccccggcgtagctagtgatgtccgagcagcgaggagttcccggcatagctggtgatgtTTGCGCattgaggagtcctcggtgtagctagcgatgttcgaacATCAAGGAGTTcctagcatagctggcgatgtctgagcatcgaggagtcctcgacgcaGCTAGTGACGTCCGAGCACcatggagtccccggcataggtggcgatgtccatgcaccgaggagtccccagcgtagctggtgatgtctaaATACCGAGGAGTtctcggtgtagctggcgatgtccaagcactgaggagtccttggCGCCGCTAGTGACGTCCgaccaccaaggagtccccggcgtagctggcgatgtccgcaaggtgaagtggggtgaagtgtgcccacttagtcctcgagcacgaataATCCAAGGGCTAAGGAGTAaccgacatagctggcgatgaagcacgagcgacgaatagcctagtcaactggtcggtggcgaagtgaacattgagtagaagcgatcggcgaacagtccgatcaactggtcggtgatgaagtctatggacctagcggtccgaccagttgatcggtggagaagcccaagcactaggtggtccgatgatcctacaatacaaatatgtagaacgggtagtacatgatgtacaaatatatgaactccggagaaaaatcagcaatggcgatgaaatagcataaGTAGCTCGGCGAtaagttggtgtgaagatgtatttaatataaaccgcccgaacagttagtgtgtagctgagtctctagccctagctagcctattaaccataacgtggagcgcggagcctgtgcatgtgtaggaggaacaagcgtcggtaaggagccgctgccgaccacccataacgcagaggacagatgctcgtgcatgtgtagggaggagccagagacagggccatctctggaggtgtccgagcatcaacaggactattCGGGGGTTTAGAAAATCTTTTGGAgtgcaaacatggagaaaacagcttggagaaacattatggcgattaaCAAAGataggagaatatttagaaaaatattaaagcatgacttagctttagatagaatgtctggtcggtggcatatggcgctatctggttggcgagaggatgaacgtcttcaacctggtcggcgaatctacccctcagggcatgttggtaagcagcGATGgcattggtgaacccaaagggtagggctgtaacctctagagtttcccgagcagccttcGATAGATCTAGATTGGAGGGTGGTCAGTGCTAGActagagtgtctagagccgatttggcgatggagaggcagtcggtgagcttctgaccaacctgatcgattgatgcgatcagatcatcattgttgatctgcctcctctagtagcgaggaagcgagcggcgagttGTTGATGGAGGCAACCTCAGAGGTGGCTCTGAGATCAGATCTATAGTCATAGGTGCAGGGGTGATCGGTGTAGAATTGATCTGCACCTGCTCGAGGAGCTCTTCGACTCTGTCAGCATTAATGATCCATGAGATCGattcgaccatgaagatctggccgggctgcgggagggatgaagagcctacggaaaaagctatcttgttcgacaaggaaacaacacgcaaaccccaacctggcgcaccaactgtcgacagaatatcatcggcagtcctccgaggggtatcccatgaaggtagattgatcggtagaggagcgtgagatcaagaacaagaaggcaatagagacacatgagttagacaagttcaagccattagtatgacgtaataccctacccctgtggtttgttggtttgtattagctatcgtatgatatcgcATGACTATAGAtatatgtatcttgtccgctaggggacccctgcctctccttatatactctagaggggtagggttacaaggaaattatcctatttggtactatacaatagcttgcggtgcacgccgagtagcaccgtacatgccttgatcttgtgggctgggccacctctgatggtgcggcccatgtcttgtcttgtggataccaggggccatacccccacaaatgCTTATTCAAGATacaaagatgatgagcaagaatgaagatgagaaggtgtatgctcacatcaagtgcttcaagtggaAGGATATAGGACATTTTTCCTCGAGGTGTCCTactaagcttgagaagaaggttcAAGCAACTCATGAAGGCAAggtaatgagaagcaccacataagcaaggaagaaaaggctcaatcaaagaggaagtgctactcatgctaggAAAGGGGAcatatggcacattcatgtcccctaggtaactcttctaagcctatttcaattgatgatgattctatgcttagaaaggatggcaatggtacctcattggttgtaaTTGCAGAACATcacgctactcatactaaggcaatgCCTAAGTATGTCGCTCCTAACTTGAAAGGAcctaaacttgtttgggtaccatcaaaacaTGGATTAATgtatgtaggtaccatggcattggaggattgattcaattgatctcacattgttcatcatatgttgagtccagttatgaagcttagtgcacatccaaacccaatgtcaagtgaaaattgagtccaagtgctacaacatacaagtgcaacATTCATATTGTggatgatatattgatatatttgatggcttgcaaagatatgagttgaagcttgctaattggatgatcatgagccaaccaaggtatatctcttgttgatcatttcatttgggtgcatatgagttgattgaattagataaatatgcaatgttgcttgctatgagatgtttgaatggataaatgcttagtgatcaagtttggattgatatGTGTTgaataaattcataagatgacatttagtaagtggattgaatggatatatgtcttgtgaaagtattcaaacaagttagttttaagtttgattcatatttgatgaagtataggtcaagtgattcaaatatgtcctatattgtaAAATCAGAGGGAtatgtgatcttagccatgtttgagtgatcaaatctatttggattggcttaaaatttggtatgcatgatctagacttatggtataagatacTATActaatttcatgagaattggataagatattctttggttttggagtagatcttgctAGCTATAGTGAagtagttttcagcatgtagcagtggtggaagaattgaaatctggtagcaatctagaagtcaaatgaatcccaaatttttacagctgctagatgacTTAGTGAACCACATCTCcatgagatatgaatttttctttgaagagtacagaatctgctagaaaagtgacaattattggattgatcaaaagtcacttttattgaaaggtcctcaagttggaaatatgtttataagtggttgaggtacctaagtttggttttgatacAATCTAGAAGTTTGACAAGCAAAAAGTACAATGCCATTTGATTGTGGTATGTACttagcacatatttggtactcaaatccaagatcaagatcaaactcaagatgacgatgaagtttaagttttagagattattggaaatcatttggtagaaagaaaaggacttaaataagtagaaagaaaaggatttaAACAAGGATTCAAGGTTACACATCTAGTTAAGTCCAtcatttggatcaatcaatcaagctatttcaagtgagtatcaaaaatggtactttagagagaagtcacttctccctagtgtaggggcttgccgcctatgtgtaggtaaaccaagtgtggtacttagaaggctaatatggaagtggtgatccaaggaacatttgagatgcttagttgaagcaatcaaaagggttgatcaagaaaacaAGCAAcatccaaaagagagctagtcatgatatttcaagtggtattctcacattgatgctattgtgcaagcaaagatgaaatgaagaagcaagccaaccacaacaagaaagtgcacttgatcattagtagttcttaaatcatatgggtgaagaatggactctatctatgatgatttgtcttcaccaagctataaattggacttcacattgctaatggagtaatgaattagaatctatgtgactatcctctactccaacatagcaaaagtagcattgtaatgtgcatgattatttcatcccttactagtttGCGGTCAGTGTATATAGTACATGCTcattaggatcatgcatgacaaatgaaattttaaaattcatagcctaccactattgcttgaatgattagatgaatctagtggtagtgtatgagttttgttcatgagctagtgaaccaaagtacttgatttaatttagattgctaacaagtgacaagtacaacattggtaagataacccttgttagagatgtgaagaagcttgtcattggttcaaaccggacttagaagcttaggcaagtcaatttagttcaagtcaacttagaagctcatgataagtaacaagagtacaagaacaagacaacaatgcaaatggatatctagtttgattGTTTCAAATggcatctagactcaagtatttcattgaGAATTTACAAGtagtgtctagatcaactcacaagtgatatcctacaagatCCTACACAtagtgtctaaagagctatacaagtggtgtccatcaaaaataaagattcaagtgtcaaccatctaccccaatgcaagcctttgcatcaataagaaacataccttttatggaaattgatgacaaggGGGAGAGATTACAAGGATATGAAAGATTTGGGGGAGATTGAGAtaaagtagaggttggacatggacatggacaaagagggagcaacattgaagaatgtgagaggatcaaaattcttggacaagaaaagcacacaggtaggaggagcaagctcatgaacttttaaTTGATTGCATTTAATTTGTgtatagtcatgtgcttgcttgcattgcatatgttttaaatttgatatgcacaCTTGTgtggtatgctagttgtagaatttgaatggtgacttgataactagcatgcataggatggtagctagacttgtatttctacaTGTGGCACTAGAACCTTGTTTATAATGATTGATCTCAtagggtttctagtattttttaaTATCTAGCTACtcgtggtgctaaggatggtgttaaaagtgcaactccgattggtatcacgcatcaaaggtttattctatatatcttaacatcatttggtagtaattactctcccacaattccaatctatgcatatatgcgagcttcaaaccaaatgctctagcacatatgtagggagagctaatactaccaattcgggtttgtggtacttgtctaaaattgtttacacatggtaaaattgcttgggcaagcaacatgattCCATTTGatcttaatttccatatctttgtagagttgtcatcaattacccaaaaaggggagattgaaaggtccttgtttggtatTAGTAAtcgagtgacaaccttaggtggactaatatgtgtttgagtgagatacacagaCGATTAGTCCATAAgtgcatgtgtgtgagcaacatatgccatgatggtgaagatggctcagagatgttgcaaagctcactacaaggttttacccctaatgcaacggcctaaaagcattgcaatataccaaaaatggttgcgATAGACAAAATTGCAACACTTTTTTTCATTGGTAGGCGTTGTCATAGTAACCATGGCAAAAGGTTTGCCCAACGACTCATTTTAGTGTTGTAATAGGTTTTCCCCTATTGCAACACCAAGGAGTGTTGTTGCAACGCCATGTACTGTTGCAACCCATAGTATAGGCAACCATCGTGGGTGTTGCAATAGTTACTATTGCAACACACCCGGTGTTGCTAGAAATACCTATTGCCACGTACCCAAAGCATGGCAATAGGTGCACTAGCAACGACAATAGGTGTTGCAATAGACCTTATTGCCACACATCAATAGCATTGCAATATatggaccctctattgccacgctatctcggtggttgctataggtggaaccctCTATTACCacgataaatatttggttgctagaggtagcctctctattgccacacgaaacattgtggttgctataggtgcatCCATCTATTGCCACGATATatgtttggttgctagaggttgcCTCTCTATTGCCACACTAAACATTGTGGTTGTTATAGGTGCAATCGTCTATTGCCACGATAAATGTTTGTTGCTATATCACATATTGCAACGCCAAATTATTATGTCGATAGTCCATATTGAAATGCCTTATTTGCttcaaacaataattgcatgccgaaCAATATATGATGAAAGAAACATTTAGACATCCATTAATCCAAAATATGCTTTGTTCGTACAACTGAAACACATAAGGTATCTGACTCATAGTAGCTAGTTTGAACACATCAAAATATAATAAGCTATGTCTAGCACTGTAGCAAAGGTTGGCTTGGCATTGACCATCCCATCACTTGTGCGCTCCACTCAAACTCTATCTTGCTCCGACCAGTACTTGTACCTATCGTTGTGGTAGCTACAAGTTGTGTTTGTGGCGAGCTGCTATCTTGGTTTTCCTACAAATCAATAGATGGAGGGAAAATTAGGCCCCATACTAAGAACTATCATATGACAACATTAAAGACTCTTCAGTTCTCAAACTACAAACATTGACTTTGAGGATAAAAGAAATACAATGATCTCTACATTGTATGAGCAATAATGTGAACAAAATTTTAAGCATCTTGTACATGTTACGCTGCTACCTAGAAAATGATATACCACACTACTCAAGTGCATCTTGTACTAGTAACCTTATAACATGGTAGGTAACTATCCTTGGCACTTTTACGATGAGCTTTCAAAATATTGATGCTCTGAAGATCAGATAAAACCCATAGTTACAAGCTAAATTTATGAAAGAACTCAACAATAAGAATAATTAACACCAAACCTAGGAGATTAAAGAGAACAATAATACATGTTTAAAAGTTGCTATCCATGCACTACAAAGCAACCAATCATCAAGGTCTTTGACCCAGCATGGGCAGAAGGACCACCTAGGTGGTCCAAAGCAGTTCATGATATAGTTAACATCAAACATCCTAATTGAATGTTTTGGTAGAGCACATTGTCCAGACAATAATATGGCAACAAGTACCACTACAGAGTACGCAAGCAGTGGAAAAGTAAATTGATCAATAGAATATCCCAGAGATGTCTTATTCACAACATAACAAATCCATATGATAGAATAGATTTAGTGGAACAGTGTTGTAACCAAACGTCATTGACTAACCTTGATTGGATACTTCACTTCTCCGTTGGCATTTGTAATCTTCACACCTTGAACTGCCTCGACAACCTAAGAAATAAAAGTTAGGATGACTTACAACAAATAGTTCAAAGCAATGCTAATAGAAAGGCAGTGAAACCATAGCAGTTAGCTACAGGGATTAATACAACTAAAACAGTCCTATGACTAAAGCATTTTACAGTTAGTATTCACACACGCAAAATTAAAGCAATACCAACGAGGAAAAATGAACCAACAAAAGAATCCCTTAAACTAAATGCTAAATGACCATAGGAACTTACCATAGCAGCAAAGAAATCACTGTCAGTAGTGATCAATTTTGAAGACATGCAAGTTTTTGCAGAATTGATAAGGGAGTGTTTTCCAAGTTTATCAACCTAAAAATATAGATAAATATTCAAATCAGTATGACAATAGACATGGGATGGGACAACATTCTTCTAAAATTTTCTTAGGAGACAACATTTTCTTACCTTGACTACCAACTTTTCCTCAACATATTTGCAGGCTTCACGCATAGCAAGCTGGTAGAATGTGAAGGAAAACATTCCAAAATGTCAACTACAATAATCCTACCACTGAAATGACCATTGAACATTCAAATGCTACTACAGCTTGTAGGATCAAAAACTCACCCTGTAGCCACTGATTATAGAGGTTGGATGGATCTTATTCTTCATAAGATCATTGCCTCTCTGAAACAGTGTGAGTGTATCTAAAAACTGGTTGGGAAATTAACAAGAGTGGGAAAAGGAAAGAGGAAAACATCTATTACCTTCAGCAACTCTATTGCTATGATGACAACTGAAGTTGTTCCATCTCCTACTCGATAGTCTGTTTCATAGATTCAATGCAGCCCACTGAACTCGATAGTCCCATGTACATTCATATCACAATTGAGGGGAATGTGATCTCACCATTGTCCCATGTATCCTTAGCAATGTTAATCTAGCCATCATCATTCCATgaatgcaatcaagttgacaCTGTCTAGAAACACTCAGTATTAACAGTAGTACAATCCAAACAAAAAAGAAACAGAGATTACTGGATGCCATCTCACCTACAAGGTGTCCTAACAAAAACATTTAAATTGTTACAATCAGGAACCATAATCTATAATATCAGTTACTACATAGATAGATATATTACCATTTAAAGTAGCCTGATTGCAAATAGTGTTATGTGTGGACACAAAAACTTAAATTGTACATCCAATTCTTTCTGGACTAGCAAATGATGATTTATATGCGTGCGAGAACCTAAAGTATTTATAATCAAGTAGTCTGTTCATAAATAATAGCATGTGAAAGCACAAAAGCTTTCTCACAAATCCTACCTCAGCATCAAGCATCGTCATACCCTTATCCATGTAtatcctacaaattataggcaaTCAAAATAAGTTATTGTGCAAACAACTAAGAAAAGCGACTGCAACAATTTACGGCTTTAAAGGAACTAGCATCAAGCAACGATGAAATTAAACATCCGGACACCTATAATGAGCTAATACCTGCACAAATCATCCACATTTACATAGAGATTTGAGCAAAATCTGGCATAGGAGGGTGCTAATCTGAGCAAAGTAGCAAACTATACTATGCTTGTGGGGATGGAGGGGTAGCTTGCACCGCAGGTTCATCCAAAGTTGAGGGGAAGAACCTGCCCTGCTGTCCACCGATCGCCATGGCGCTGCCACCTAGTGGTGCTCTGGGATGGACCAAGGGCAAGCTAGAGACGGCCGGGGCAGATCTGTCATTGGCGAACGAGCTATACTTGCGGCTCCACAGCACTGCCTTCCCGTGCCTCTTTCCACACCATTCTGTCTCCATGGCCACTCTCGCTGCCCTGGAGTACCGCCGTAGTGGCCACGCCCACCATCATCCACTCTGGCCGTCATGCTGCTACTATCGCCGTGGGGCTCCACCTCCAAGGCACCGCCCTAGCCTGGTGCACGCCTTGTACACCGGTGCTGAGGGGCCCGCCTCGCCAGCCACCACACCCCACAGCACCATTGCCGCCTGCTGTCGGCCGTCACGCCTGCCGCTGTGCGTTGTCATGTCTCTATGGGCCATGATGGGGAGAGCTTTGATCACACCTGTGCGTGTCCGGGTCCGGTCGTGGTCCACGCACCTCCACGCAATGCCCCACAACAGAACCGCCATCGGCGAGCCGCCACATGGGCCGGTGGATTGCGTCCTTTGATCGTGCTCTGTTTTGAGGATGAAGAGAATGATAAGAATCGAAGTAGAAATTTTGTTCAGGGATCTAGGTATAAAATACGTGACTCAATTGAACAGCGCTTGTGGATCTTGAGTTGAATAGAGAAAAGCACGGGGTTCTTTTTGCAAAATACGCATCATGCCTGTGGGCTCGTCCATGCTGGGCAGGCCTGCCGCCGTCGCGCCTACGCCGCGCTTGGGCCATCGCTAGGCCGTCGGCTGCTCTGGCTGGGCCGCTCACGCCCGTCCCCGTGTTAGGccactgatgtagactaggcctgatcttctgaaaggtataatagcgtcgattggtggagactcgacgttcacgatttaggctttgaaccaagactgattcgaacccctgcaaccattacaccatagctccgttggttatcaaccacgcgaacgcgattgacctcacc harbors:
- the LOC136536265 gene encoding T-complex protein 1 subunit alpha-like, whose product is METEWCGKRHGKAVLWSRKYSSFANDRSAPAVSSLPLVHPRAPLGGSAMAIGGQQGRFFPSTLDEPAVLAHYRIYMDKGMTMLDAEINIAKDTWDNDYRVGDGTTSVVIIAIELLKRGNDLMKNKIHPTSIISGYRLAMREACKYVEEKLVVKVDKLGKHSLINSAKTCMSSKLITTDSDFFAAMVVEAVQGVKITNANGEVKYPIKSINILKAHRKSAKDSYLPCYKFEN